A genomic window from Macaca mulatta isolate MMU2019108-1 chromosome 19, T2T-MMU8v2.0, whole genome shotgun sequence includes:
- the LOC715327 gene encoding mitochondrial import inner membrane translocase subunit Tim8 B — protein sequence MAELGEADEAELQRLVAAEQQKAQFTAQVHHFIELCWDKCVEKPGNRLDSRTENCLSSCVDRFIDTTLAITSRFAQIVQKGGQ from the coding sequence ATGGCGGAGCTGGGTGAAGCTGATGAAGCTGAGTTGCAGCGCCTGGTGGCCGCCGAACAGCAGAAGGCGCAGTTTACTGCACAGGTGCATCACTTCATTGAGTTATGTTGGGATAAATGTGTGGAGAAGCCAGGGAATCGCCTAGACTCTCGCACTGAAAATTGTCTCTCCAGCTGTGTAGACCGATTCATTGACACCACTCTTGCCATCACCAGTCGGTTTGCCCAGATTGTACAGAAAGGAGGGCAGTAG